A single region of the Thermithiobacillus tepidarius DSM 3134 genome encodes:
- the gspE gene encoding type II secretion system ATPase GspE, whose translation MESDNVVSIAEEKLAQGSLAAPGPAPSAAPAVDGEVAARLPYHFAKSKGVVAARTADGVLEVWARAYPRPEVLAELRRTLGMPIAVQVLGAERFDAVLNQAYERGDNAAERLVDDLGESLDLEQLAQELPEIADLLEAEDDAPIIRLINALLTQALRENASDIHIEAFEDRSVVRFRVDGTLRDIVEPQRALHAAMVSRIKVMASLDIAEKRLPQDGRIALRLAGRPVDVRVSTLPTGHGERVVLRLLDKQAGRLDLEHLGMPTPTLERLDQLIHQPHGILLVTGPTGSGKTTTLYAALSRLDTERLNIMTVEDPIEYDLNGVGQTQVNPRIELTFARALRAILRQDPDVVMIGEIRDLETAQIAVQASLTGHLVLATLHTNDAVGAVTRLEDMGVEPFLLASSLIGVLAQRLVRKLCPVCKEAYPADAREQELLGQPLPDGLLYRARGCPACGQTGYQGRSGIYELVTVDAGLRRLIHDEAPEQALRDHARETGMVSLREDGMRWVAQGETSLEEVLRVARS comes from the coding sequence ATGGAATCGGACAACGTGGTATCCATTGCCGAAGAAAAGCTGGCCCAGGGCAGCCTCGCCGCCCCCGGCCCGGCGCCGTCCGCCGCCCCTGCGGTGGACGGCGAGGTGGCCGCCCGCCTGCCCTACCATTTCGCCAAGAGCAAGGGCGTGGTGGCGGCGCGGACGGCGGACGGCGTGCTGGAGGTGTGGGCACGCGCCTATCCGCGCCCGGAGGTGCTGGCGGAGCTGCGCCGCACCCTGGGCATGCCCATCGCCGTGCAGGTGCTGGGCGCCGAGCGCTTCGACGCGGTGCTGAACCAGGCCTACGAGCGCGGCGACAATGCGGCCGAGCGCCTGGTGGACGACTTGGGCGAGAGCCTGGATCTGGAGCAGCTTGCCCAGGAATTGCCTGAGATCGCCGATCTCCTGGAGGCGGAGGACGATGCGCCCATCATCCGCCTGATCAATGCGCTGCTCACCCAGGCCCTGCGCGAGAATGCCTCGGACATCCACATCGAGGCCTTCGAGGACCGCTCGGTGGTGCGCTTCCGCGTGGACGGCACCCTGCGCGACATCGTCGAGCCCCAGCGCGCGCTGCACGCGGCCATGGTGTCGCGCATCAAGGTGATGGCGAGTCTCGACATCGCCGAGAAGCGCCTGCCCCAGGACGGCCGCATCGCCCTGCGCCTGGCCGGGCGCCCGGTGGACGTGCGCGTGTCCACCCTGCCCACCGGCCACGGCGAGCGCGTGGTGCTGCGTCTGCTGGACAAGCAGGCCGGGCGCCTGGACCTGGAGCACCTGGGCATGCCGACTCCGACTTTGGAGCGGCTGGACCAGCTCATCCACCAGCCGCACGGCATCCTGCTGGTCACCGGCCCGACGGGCTCGGGCAAGACCACCACCCTCTACGCCGCCCTGTCGCGCTTGGATACCGAGCGCCTGAACATCATGACCGTGGAGGATCCCATCGAGTACGACCTCAACGGCGTCGGCCAGACCCAGGTGAATCCGCGCATCGAGCTCACCTTCGCCCGCGCGCTGCGCGCCATTCTGCGCCAGGACCCCGACGTGGTCATGATCGGCGAGATCCGCGACCTGGAGACGGCGCAGATCGCTGTGCAGGCCAGCCTCACCGGCCACCTGGTGCTGGCCACCCTGCACACCAACGATGCGGTGGGCGCGGTGACGCGCCTGGAGGACATGGGCGTGGAGCCTTTCCTGCTCGCCTCCAGCCTGATCGGCGTACTGGCCCAGCGTCTGGTGCGCAAGCTGTGTCCGGTGTGCAAGGAGGCCTACCCGGCCGATGCCCGCGAGCAGGAACTGCTCGGCCAGCCCTTGCCGGACGGCCTGCTCTACCGGGCCCGCGGCTGCCCCGCCTGCGGCCAGACCGGCTATCAGGGGCGCTCCGGCATCTATGAGCTGGTCACCGTGGACGCCGGCCTGCGCCGCCTGATCCACGACGAGGCCCCGGAGCAGGCCCTGCGCGACCATGCCCGCGAGACCGGCATGGTGTCCCTGCGCGAGGATGGCATGCGCTGGGTGGCGCAGGGCGAGACCTCGCTGGAAGAAGTGCTGCGGGTGGCCCGGTCTTGA
- the gspI gene encoding type II secretion system minor pseudopilin GspI: MMRDSRKSRQGAQSAGRVRATHHASGGTPHGFTLLEVLVALAILAVALAASLRATGIAASSSEGLRDRLAATWVAQNRLALHQAQRDWPNPGNSGGEAELGGMRFQWQEVVSDTPNPQFRRLEVKVFVPGRLDAPLAQLTGYAVNESVAPTASGSSAGGS, from the coding sequence ATGATGCGTGATTCGCGCAAGTCAAGGCAGGGAGCGCAGTCCGCGGGGCGTGTTCGCGCCACGCATCACGCATCAGGCGGCACGCCCCACGGCTTCACCCTGCTCGAAGTGCTGGTGGCCTTGGCCATCCTGGCGGTGGCGCTGGCGGCGTCCCTGCGGGCGACGGGCATCGCCGCCAGCAGCAGCGAGGGCCTGCGCGACAGGCTGGCGGCCACCTGGGTGGCGCAGAACCGCCTGGCCCTGCACCAGGCGCAGCGTGACTGGCCGAATCCGGGCAACAGCGGCGGCGAAGCCGAGCTGGGCGGCATGCGCTTCCAGTGGCAGGAGGTGGTGAGCGACACGCCCAACCCTCAATTCCGTCGCCTGGAGGTCAAGGTCTTCGTCCCCGGCCGCCTGGATGCCCCGCTGGCGCAGCTCACGGGCTACGCGGTGAACGAGAGCGTGGCGCCGACGGCGAGCGGCAGCAGTGCCGGTGGATCGTGA
- the gspK gene encoding type II secretion system minor pseudopilin GspK: MNGPRQAQHAESGVAVITAILIMAMAASVASFLAWQQGLWFRQVENMREQAQAVALAEAGVEWARGILAEDARQGGADHLGELWAQPLLGLELENGRLSGGIVDAQARFNLNNLRGTGAEADQYLAVFQRLLGILQLSPDLAERIRAWVNAGQVPQTPGAPPAGRLLFTANSLYAVEGLERASVDKLFPFVTALPAPAATQINVNTASPELLAAYLNTSVSVAQGLVEQRKSEPFKALENFRARLPASLQGLDEKFFNVSSQYFMVTSQANVGRAQVRCRALLNRQGGGAAAWPKVLWRVQGES, encoded by the coding sequence ATGAACGGGCCGCGCCAGGCGCAGCACGCCGAAAGCGGGGTGGCCGTCATCACGGCGATCCTGATCATGGCCATGGCAGCGAGCGTGGCCAGCTTCCTGGCTTGGCAGCAGGGGCTGTGGTTCCGGCAGGTGGAGAACATGCGCGAACAGGCGCAGGCCGTTGCCCTGGCGGAAGCGGGGGTGGAGTGGGCGCGCGGCATCCTGGCGGAAGACGCCCGCCAGGGCGGAGCGGACCACCTCGGCGAGCTGTGGGCCCAGCCCCTGCTGGGCCTGGAGCTGGAGAACGGCCGTCTGAGCGGCGGCATCGTGGACGCGCAGGCGCGCTTCAATTTGAACAACCTGCGCGGGACTGGGGCGGAGGCTGATCAGTATCTGGCGGTATTTCAGCGCCTGCTGGGCATCCTGCAGCTGTCGCCGGATCTGGCGGAGCGGATTCGGGCTTGGGTCAATGCGGGTCAGGTGCCGCAGACGCCCGGCGCGCCGCCGGCTGGCCGGCTGCTCTTCACCGCCAACAGCCTGTATGCCGTCGAGGGACTCGAACGGGCGAGCGTGGACAAGCTCTTTCCCTTCGTGACCGCCCTGCCGGCGCCGGCCGCCACGCAGATCAACGTGAACACGGCTTCGCCGGAGCTGCTGGCCGCTTACCTGAATACCTCGGTATCGGTGGCGCAGGGGCTGGTGGAGCAGCGCAAGAGCGAGCCCTTCAAGGCCCTGGAGAATTTCCGGGCCCGGCTGCCGGCCTCGCTGCAGGGATTGGATGAGAAATTCTTCAACGTGAGTAGCCAATATTTCATGGTCACCAGTCAAGCCAACGTGGGCCGGGCGCAGGTCCGCTGCCGGGCCCTGCTCAACCGGCAGGGCGGCGGGGCGGCGGCCTGGCCCAAGGTGCTCTGGCGCGTGCAGGGGGAATCCTGA
- the ubiD gene encoding 4-hydroxy-3-polyprenylbenzoate decarboxylase has product MQYRDLREFIQGLEGRALLKRVRAPVSPQLEMTEICDRTLRAGGPAILFENPSGYAMPVLGNLFGTPERVALGMGRESLADLRDVGRLLAYLKEPEPPRGFKDLWDKMPILKQILNMSPTVVKRPACQQHVLRGDEVDLGAIPVQTCWPEDAGPLITWGLTVTKGPHKPRANMGIYRQQVIGSNRVIMRWLAHRGGALDFREFQKSNPGQPFPVAVALGADPATILGAVTPVPDTLAEHQFAGLLRGARTELADCLTVPLQVPASAEIVLEGHIYPDDVAPEGPFGDHTGYYNEVETFPVFTIECITHRDQPIYHSTYTGRPPDEPAVLGVALNEVFVPLLQKQFPEIVDFYLPPEGCSYRMAVVSMKKAYPGHAKRVMFGVWSFLRQFMYTKFVIVVDDDIDARKWEDVIWAMTTRMDPVRDTLLVENTPIDYLDFASPVSGLGGKVGFDATNKLPGETSREWGRPIAMDPQVKARVDALWAELGL; this is encoded by the coding sequence ATGCAGTACCGAGACTTGCGCGAGTTCATCCAGGGCCTGGAGGGGCGCGCTTTGCTCAAGCGCGTGCGCGCGCCGGTGTCGCCGCAACTGGAGATGACGGAGATTTGCGACCGCACCCTGCGCGCCGGCGGCCCGGCCATCCTCTTCGAAAATCCCAGCGGCTACGCCATGCCGGTGCTGGGCAATCTCTTCGGCACGCCCGAGCGGGTGGCGCTCGGCATGGGCCGGGAGAGCCTGGCCGACCTGCGCGACGTGGGCCGGCTCCTGGCCTATCTCAAGGAGCCGGAGCCGCCGCGCGGCTTCAAGGACCTGTGGGACAAGATGCCCATCCTGAAGCAGATCCTCAACATGTCGCCGACGGTGGTGAAGCGCCCGGCGTGCCAGCAGCACGTGCTGCGCGGCGATGAGGTCGACCTCGGCGCCATTCCAGTGCAGACCTGCTGGCCGGAGGACGCCGGCCCGCTCATCACCTGGGGGCTCACCGTCACCAAGGGCCCGCACAAGCCGCGCGCCAACATGGGCATCTACCGTCAGCAGGTGATCGGCAGCAACCGCGTCATCATGCGCTGGCTGGCCCACCGCGGCGGCGCCCTGGATTTCCGCGAGTTCCAGAAGAGCAATCCGGGCCAGCCCTTTCCCGTGGCCGTGGCCCTGGGCGCCGATCCGGCCACCATCCTCGGCGCGGTGACGCCGGTGCCCGATACCCTGGCCGAGCATCAGTTCGCCGGACTCCTGCGCGGGGCCAGGACCGAGCTGGCCGACTGCCTGACCGTGCCCCTGCAGGTGCCGGCCAGCGCCGAGATCGTGCTGGAGGGCCACATCTACCCGGACGACGTGGCGCCAGAAGGCCCCTTCGGCGACCACACCGGCTACTACAACGAGGTGGAGACTTTCCCGGTCTTCACCATCGAGTGCATCACCCACCGTGATCAGCCCATTTACCACAGCACCTACACCGGCCGCCCGCCGGATGAGCCGGCGGTGCTGGGCGTGGCCCTGAACGAGGTCTTCGTGCCCCTGCTGCAGAAGCAGTTTCCTGAGATCGTCGACTTCTATCTGCCGCCCGAGGGCTGCTCCTACCGCATGGCGGTGGTCAGCATGAAAAAGGCCTACCCCGGCCACGCCAAGCGCGTCATGTTCGGAGTGTGGAGCTTCCTGCGCCAGTTCATGTACACCAAGTTCGTCATCGTGGTGGACGACGACATCGACGCGCGCAAGTGGGAGGACGTGATCTGGGCCATGACCACGCGCATGGACCCGGTGCGCGACACGCTGCTGGTGGAGAACACGCCCATCGACTACCTGGACTTCGCCTCGCCGGTGTCCGGCCTGGGCGGCAAGGTCGGCTTCGATGCCACCAACAAGCTTCCCGGCGAAACGAGCCGCGAGTGGGGCCGGCCCATCGCCATGGATCCCCAGGTGAAGGCGCGGGTGGATGCCCTGTGGGCGGAACTGGGCCTGTGA
- the gspN gene encoding type II secretion system protein N: protein MRAILNRPRLRLPQMPIRLPWGWLLAALLLYLLALVASAPASLVPWQLSRQMPDQRLSLGQVSGTVWRGAAGQVWWRDGNGRVQALGALRWRLRFLPLLRGRLVVGLELNGPAGRLRTDLRRQGPGWQLTGLEGQAPAAFWAGQQAQLRTLDPGGTLLLRFAELQLGPQGLRGRGELRWQDAAFRLSPVNPLGSYRLSLQGRQLRLDTLSGILRLQGGGEIPAGSGPVALSGTARLEGPDAPRLAPLLYALGPSQGGGVHAFTFTLNNP from the coding sequence ATGAGGGCGATCCTGAACCGTCCCCGGCTGCGGCTGCCGCAAATGCCCATCCGGCTGCCCTGGGGCTGGCTGCTGGCCGCGCTGCTGCTCTACCTGCTGGCGCTGGTCGCCAGCGCGCCCGCCTCTCTGGTCCCGTGGCAACTGAGCCGGCAGATGCCGGACCAGCGGCTGAGCCTGGGGCAGGTGTCGGGCACCGTGTGGCGCGGGGCGGCCGGGCAGGTCTGGTGGCGCGACGGCAACGGCCGCGTGCAGGCGCTGGGTGCCCTGCGCTGGCGGCTGCGCTTCCTGCCGCTGCTGCGCGGCCGGCTGGTGGTCGGCCTGGAGCTGAACGGTCCGGCCGGGCGCTTGCGCACGGACCTGCGCCGCCAGGGGCCGGGCTGGCAGCTGACCGGGCTGGAAGGCCAGGCGCCGGCGGCCTTCTGGGCCGGCCAGCAGGCCCAGTTGCGCACCCTCGACCCCGGCGGCACGCTGCTGCTGCGCTTTGCCGAGCTGCAGCTCGGCCCGCAGGGCCTGCGCGGTCGCGGCGAGCTGCGCTGGCAGGATGCCGCCTTCCGCCTCAGTCCGGTCAATCCCCTGGGCAGCTACCGGCTGAGCCTGCAGGGCCGGCAGCTGCGTCTGGATACCCTGTCCGGCATCCTGCGCCTGCAGGGCGGCGGCGAGATCCCGGCGGGCAGCGGGCCAGTCGCCCTGAGCGGCACCGCCCGCCTGGAAGGCCCCGACGCCCCGCGCTTGGCACCGCTGCTGTACGCGCTCGGACCGAGCCAGGGCGGCGGCGTGCACGCCTTCACCTTCACCCTGAACAACCCGTAG
- the gspL gene encoding type II secretion system protein GspL gives MARWIVQVNAAWPDAPLLHWYRVDERGRVERFVAEDAPPAGVAQAAGVTLWLPAGRVLLGTVKLPTRAPKQVRAILPFVVEDQLASDPEQVHVALGPQLSDGSSVVAVVDKSWFARLLEQLAAWGIRPRVALPEQLVLPLRSGAWTVYWEGREGWLRTAPARAQALDVGDAAQPPMALDFALREAREREAAPDSIDLYAAPGAPVPDVARWSERLGLPVRYQGTEALQRAAAAAEPAAVNLLQGAFAPAGAMSGWWSKLKPVAVLLALIIVVQLAGTVAEWWKLKREAAQLRAHMEQTFRQAFPEAQVVVDPPLQMERQLASLRQRAGIAAPGDFLVLLSRAAPALGSAPGVKVQGLRYQNETLELDLHAPAAEAVQGLLPALRANALRVDAPVLNPAAGGVDARVSVQGDRT, from the coding sequence ATGGCCCGCTGGATCGTGCAGGTCAATGCCGCCTGGCCCGATGCCCCTTTGCTGCATTGGTACCGGGTGGACGAGCGGGGGCGGGTGGAGCGTTTCGTCGCGGAAGACGCGCCCCCGGCGGGCGTGGCCCAGGCGGCCGGGGTGACTCTCTGGCTGCCGGCCGGCCGGGTATTGCTGGGCACGGTCAAGCTGCCGACCCGCGCGCCGAAGCAGGTGCGCGCCATCCTGCCTTTCGTGGTGGAGGACCAGCTGGCCAGTGATCCCGAGCAGGTGCACGTGGCCTTGGGCCCGCAGCTGTCCGACGGCAGCAGCGTGGTGGCCGTGGTGGACAAGAGCTGGTTCGCCCGCTTGCTGGAGCAGTTGGCTGCCTGGGGTATCCGGCCCCGCGTCGCGCTGCCCGAGCAACTGGTGCTGCCCCTGCGCAGCGGCGCCTGGACGGTGTACTGGGAGGGCCGCGAGGGCTGGCTGCGCACCGCCCCGGCCCGGGCCCAGGCGCTGGACGTGGGCGATGCCGCGCAGCCGCCCATGGCTCTCGACTTCGCCCTGCGCGAGGCGCGCGAGCGCGAGGCGGCGCCGGACAGCATCGACCTCTATGCGGCACCGGGGGCGCCCGTGCCCGACGTGGCACGTTGGTCCGAACGACTGGGCCTGCCGGTCCGCTATCAGGGGACGGAGGCCCTGCAACGGGCGGCGGCCGCCGCCGAACCCGCCGCCGTCAACCTGCTGCAGGGCGCCTTCGCGCCGGCTGGCGCCATGAGCGGCTGGTGGTCGAAGCTGAAGCCGGTTGCCGTGCTGCTGGCCCTCATCATCGTGGTGCAGCTCGCCGGCACGGTGGCGGAGTGGTGGAAGCTGAAGCGCGAGGCCGCGCAACTGCGCGCCCACATGGAACAGACCTTCCGCCAAGCCTTTCCCGAGGCGCAGGTGGTGGTGGATCCGCCGCTGCAGATGGAGCGCCAGCTGGCCAGCCTGCGCCAGCGCGCCGGCATCGCGGCCCCAGGGGATTTCCTGGTGCTCCTGAGCCGGGCGGCGCCCGCCCTGGGCAGCGCGCCGGGCGTCAAGGTCCAGGGCCTGCGCTATCAAAACGAAACGCTGGAGCTGGATCTGCATGCGCCCGCCGCCGAGGCCGTCCAGGGGCTGTTGCCCGCCCTGCGCGCCAACGCCCTGCGGGTGGATGCCCCGGTGCTCAATCCGGCGGCGGGCGGCGTGGACGCTCGCGTAAGCGTGCAGGGGGATAGAACGTGA
- the gspM gene encoding type II secretion system protein GspM, translated as MNLDTLKSLWQARNPRERWLIGVGLPLLVLSLLYVYLWMPLDKERQRLRQSVPALRIASQKLQQQAQEAQSLRQRVPQGQEAAPADLAAVLRQSAASQGLREPQVTQASAEQLRVSLAEADFAALIRWLEFLQSQHGLRAQAVEIKALPGQGKVAAQVTLSSGVGA; from the coding sequence GTGAATCTCGACACGCTGAAGTCCCTGTGGCAGGCGCGCAACCCGCGCGAGCGTTGGCTCATCGGCGTCGGTCTGCCGCTGCTGGTGCTGTCCCTGCTCTACGTCTACCTGTGGATGCCGCTCGACAAGGAGCGCCAGCGCCTGCGCCAGAGCGTGCCGGCATTGCGCATCGCCAGCCAGAAGCTGCAGCAGCAGGCCCAGGAGGCGCAGTCGCTCAGGCAACGGGTGCCCCAAGGGCAGGAGGCGGCGCCGGCCGATCTGGCCGCCGTGCTGCGCCAGAGCGCCGCCAGCCAGGGTCTGCGCGAGCCGCAGGTGACGCAGGCGTCGGCGGAGCAGCTGCGCGTGAGCCTGGCCGAAGCCGATTTCGCGGCGCTGATCCGCTGGCTGGAGTTCCTGCAAAGCCAGCACGGCTTGCGTGCGCAAGCCGTGGAGATCAAGGCCCTGCCGGGACAGGGCAAGGTGGCTGCCCAGGTGACCCTGAGCAGTGGCGTGGGCGCATGA
- the gspJ gene encoding type II secretion system minor pseudopilin GspJ yields MKRDSHEPGQGAWQAGRTRVASHGFTLIEILVAILVFAVMSVMAYRGLSAVLTARERLTEVNARWRELALAFAQMNQSLDAVVPYPVDGIGPEAAPFVGRETAPGPEDVQLAMTTMGDPARPAAQNAARRVGYRLRDGRLEYLVWPAPLAGPPGRPRVLTLLEGVQVFRVRYLDPNGVWQSQWPAAAAVPAGQGAPTVLPWGVEVEIQSRALPPVTRIFALP; encoded by the coding sequence GTGAAACGTGATTCGCACGAGCCGGGGCAAGGCGCGTGGCAAGCGGGCCGCACCCGTGTCGCGTCCCACGGCTTCACTCTGATCGAGATCCTGGTGGCGATCCTGGTCTTTGCGGTGATGTCGGTGATGGCCTACCGCGGCCTGAGTGCCGTGCTGACGGCGCGGGAGCGCCTGACCGAGGTCAATGCCCGCTGGCGGGAGCTGGCGCTGGCCTTCGCCCAGATGAACCAGAGCCTTGACGCCGTGGTGCCGTATCCGGTCGATGGCATCGGCCCGGAGGCCGCCCCTTTCGTGGGCCGGGAAACGGCGCCGGGGCCGGAGGACGTGCAGCTCGCCATGACCACCATGGGCGATCCGGCCCGCCCAGCGGCGCAGAACGCGGCGCGCCGGGTGGGCTACCGCCTGCGCGACGGGCGCCTGGAGTATCTGGTCTGGCCGGCGCCGCTTGCCGGGCCGCCGGGCAGGCCGCGCGTGCTGACCCTGCTGGAAGGGGTGCAGGTGTTTCGGGTGCGCTACCTGGACCCGAACGGCGTCTGGCAGAGCCAGTGGCCCGCCGCCGCGGCGGTCCCGGCCGGGCAGGGGGCGCCGACGGTGCTGCCTTGGGGGGTGGAGGTGGAGATTCAAAGCCGCGCCCTGCCGCCCGTGACCCGGATCTTCGCGCTGCCATGA
- the gspG gene encoding type II secretion system major pseudopilin GspG gives MKQASRARLREGGFTLIEIMVVVVILGILAALVVPKIMSRPDEARIVAARQDISAILQALKLYKLDNYRYPTTEQGLQALAVKPTTQPIPPNWKPGGYLEKLPKDPWGNNYQYLNPGTHGEIDVFSLGADGAPGGEGNDADIGSWNLP, from the coding sequence ATGAAGCAGGCAAGCAGGGCCCGGTTGCGGGAAGGCGGCTTTACCCTGATCGAGATCATGGTGGTGGTGGTGATCCTCGGCATTCTGGCGGCGCTGGTGGTGCCCAAGATCATGAGCCGGCCCGACGAGGCGCGCATCGTGGCGGCGCGCCAGGATATCAGCGCCATCCTGCAGGCGCTGAAGCTCTACAAGCTGGACAACTACCGCTATCCCACCACCGAACAGGGCCTGCAGGCGCTGGCGGTCAAGCCGACCACCCAGCCCATTCCGCCCAACTGGAAGCCGGGCGGCTACTTGGAAAAGCTGCCCAAGGACCCGTGGGGCAACAATTATCAGTACCTCAATCCCGGCACCCACGGCGAGATCGACGTCTTCAGCCTGGGCGCCGACGGCGCGCCGGGCGGCGAAGGCAACGACGCGGACATCGGCTCGTGGAATCTGCCCTGA
- the gspH gene encoding type II secretion system minor pseudopilin GspH, with translation MKRHAARGFTLIEILVVMVLIGITLGLVSVNLMPDDQRTLRDEAQRLALLLDQAQEEAVLRGRALGWQVQDGGYRFVERTVQSPEPGANLRSDSASEQPAWMPVTGNEVLRPRRWPEGLEVLRLSVNGNPASLGEPLVFNPVGLSEPFQMDLALGTASVRLAGDGRRVRVVQDGP, from the coding sequence GTGAAGCGGCATGCCGCGCGAGGCTTCACCCTCATCGAGATCCTGGTGGTCATGGTGCTGATCGGCATCACCCTGGGCCTGGTCAGCGTGAACCTGATGCCCGACGACCAACGCACGCTGCGGGACGAGGCGCAGCGACTGGCGCTGCTGCTGGACCAGGCGCAGGAGGAGGCGGTGTTGCGCGGACGGGCGCTGGGCTGGCAGGTGCAGGACGGCGGTTATCGCTTCGTGGAACGCACGGTGCAGTCGCCGGAGCCGGGCGCGAATTTGCGTTCCGACAGTGCCTCGGAGCAGCCGGCGTGGATGCCTGTCACCGGCAACGAGGTGCTGCGCCCGCGCCGCTGGCCCGAGGGGTTGGAGGTGCTGCGGCTGAGCGTCAATGGCAACCCTGCCTCCCTGGGCGAGCCGCTGGTCTTCAATCCGGTGGGCCTGAGCGAGCCCTTTCAGATGGATCTGGCCCTGGGCACGGCCTCGGTCCGGCTGGCGGGCGACGGGCGGCGGGTCCGGGTCGTGCAGGATGGGCCGTGA
- the gspF gene encoding type II secretion system inner membrane protein GspF → MAAFEYEALGPNGRAQRGVLEGDTARQVRAALRERGLVPVRVEALHGERAAGAAGAGGLRLRRGLPASQLALITRQFATLLAAGLTIEQALNALIEQSESPRARQVLAGVRTGVLSGQSLATAMGAFPAVFPELYRTLIRAGESSGRLDTVMQSLADYTEERQALRQKITLAMVYPALVSLVAVAVVLGLLTYVVPQVVRVFESTDQTLPWLTRALIGTSDFLRATGLWWLLAFAVLLVLGQRLLRQPAWRWRFDVFLLRLPIAGRIIRGLNAARLASTLAILVGGGVPLLTALQAATGVITSLPMRQAVEEAERQVREGGSLHRALKRSGQFPPMMVHLIGSGEASGQLAPLLNRAAEQQSRELEGWVSTLTTLLEPIMILTMGGVVLVIVLAILMPIFEMNQLVK, encoded by the coding sequence ATGGCAGCCTTTGAATACGAAGCCCTCGGCCCCAACGGACGCGCCCAGCGCGGGGTGCTGGAGGGCGACACGGCGCGGCAGGTGCGGGCGGCCCTGCGCGAGCGCGGGCTGGTACCGGTGCGCGTGGAGGCATTGCACGGCGAGCGGGCGGCCGGGGCGGCGGGCGCGGGCGGCTTGCGGCTGCGCCGCGGCCTGCCGGCCTCCCAGTTGGCGCTCATCACGCGGCAATTCGCCACCCTGTTGGCGGCGGGCCTGACCATCGAGCAGGCGCTGAATGCGCTGATCGAGCAAAGCGAGTCGCCGCGGGCGCGGCAGGTGCTGGCCGGCGTGCGCACCGGCGTGCTGTCCGGCCAGTCCCTGGCCACCGCCATGGGCGCCTTCCCGGCGGTCTTCCCGGAGCTGTACCGCACCCTGATCCGGGCCGGGGAAAGCTCCGGACGCCTGGACACGGTGATGCAGAGCCTGGCCGACTACACCGAGGAGCGCCAGGCGCTGCGCCAGAAGATCACCCTGGCCATGGTGTATCCGGCGCTGGTCAGCCTGGTGGCCGTGGCCGTGGTGCTGGGCCTGCTCACCTACGTGGTGCCGCAGGTGGTGCGCGTTTTCGAGAGCACGGACCAGACCCTGCCCTGGCTGACCCGGGCCCTGATCGGCACCAGCGATTTCCTGCGCGCCACCGGCCTGTGGTGGCTGCTGGCTTTCGCCGTGCTGCTGGTGCTGGGCCAGCGCCTGCTGCGCCAGCCTGCGTGGCGTTGGCGTTTCGACGTTTTCCTGCTGCGCCTGCCCATTGCCGGGCGCATCATCCGCGGCCTGAACGCGGCGCGGCTGGCCAGCACCCTGGCCATCCTGGTGGGCGGTGGCGTGCCTCTGCTCACTGCCTTGCAGGCAGCGACCGGCGTCATCACCAGCCTGCCCATGCGCCAGGCGGTGGAGGAGGCGGAGCGGCAGGTGCGCGAGGGCGGCAGCCTGCACCGGGCGCTCAAGCGCAGCGGCCAGTTTCCGCCGATGATGGTGCATCTGATCGGCAGCGGCGAAGCCAGCGGCCAGCTGGCGCCGCTGCTGAACCGCGCCGCCGAGCAGCAAAGCCGCGAGCTGGAAGGCTGGGTCAGCACCCTCACGACCCTGCTGGAGCCCATCATGATCCTGACCATGGGCGGGGTGGTGCTGGTGATCGTGTTGGCGATCCTGATGCCGATTTTTGAAATGAACCAGTTGGTGAAATAG